Proteins encoded within one genomic window of Brassica rapa cultivar Chiifu-401-42 chromosome A09, CAAS_Brap_v3.01, whole genome shotgun sequence:
- the LOC103837252 gene encoding chitinase CLP: protein MDKCLLLCVLLFSSYSHVSAHYYPSKNTLVSSVTKNAILPIFTFTLNTNEEYFIHIAGPFLVRSCNDGLPRPIIPCGSATCALTRRLSPHQCPPTQNAIINGRCACQATAFEPFQRLCNSNQYTYGDFSMSSLNPRSPSFTFNNVKYLCIPKPFLIDFPPGVLGLAGLAPTALATWNQLTPPRLGLEKKFALCLPSDTNKGAIFFGGGPYKLGNTDARSMLTYTQLIKNPRRLNNYFLRLKGIFVNGEKILLAQNAFGFDGKGDGGVTLSTVTPFTTLRSDIYKVFTEAFSKATSDIPRVNSTTPLEFCFKSTEHFQVPQIDMKFADGKIWKVIAANSMKKISDDVACLAFLNGGDAAAQAVVIGMHQMENTLLEFDVGRSAFGFSCSLGLVNASCGDFQTKP from the coding sequence ATGGATAAGTGTCTACTTCTCTGTGTCCTTTTGTTTTCCTCTTATAGTCACGTCTCGGCTCACTATTATCCATCCAAAAATACCCTAGTGTCAAGCGTGACCAAGAACGCCATCTTACCTATCTTCACTTTCACACTCAACACAAACGAAGAATATTTCATCCATATCGCCGGTCCCTTCCTCGTTCGCAGCTGCAATGATGGTCTCCCTCGTCCCATCATCCCATGCGGCTCCGCTACGTGTGCTCTCACTCGTAGACTCAGCCCCCACCAGTGTCCTCCTACTCAAAACGCAATCATAAACGGAAGGTGTGCATGCCAAGCAACCGCCTTTGAGCCGTTCCAACGTCTGTGTAACTCAAACCAATACACCTATGGAGATTTTTCCATGTCTTCCCTAAACCCTAGATCTCCCTCGTTCACGTTCAACAACGTGAAGTACCTTTGCATCCCCAAGCCGTTTCTCATAGACTTCCCTCCTGGTGTTTTGGGCCTTGCGGGGCTTGCACCCACGGCTCTCGCCACATGGAACCAGCTGACCCCACCTAGACTCGGGCTCGAGAAGAAGTTCGCGTTGTGTCTGCCTTCTGATACGAACAAAGGTGCTATTTTCTTTGGCGGAGGTCCGTACAAGCTCGGAAACACTGATGCAAGATCCATGCTCACGTACACCCAATTGATCAAGAACCCTAGAAGACTCAACAATTATTTCTTGAGGCTCAAGGGTATTTTCGTCAACGGAGAAAAGATCTTGCTTGCCCAAAACGCTTTTGGTTTTGACGGCAAGGGTGACGGAGGCGTGACTCTAAGCACCGTAACCCCTTTCACTACGTTACGTAGCGATATATACAAAGTCTTTACTGAAGCATTCTCAAAAGCCACGTCGGATATTCCACGTGTCAATAGCACAACACCCTTGGAGTTTTGTTTTAAGTCAACGGAACATTTCCAAGTGCCTCAGATCGATATGAAGTTTGCTGATGGGAAGATCTGGAAAGTAATTGCCGCAAATTCGATGAAGAAAATTAGTGATGACGTGGCTTGCTTGGCTTTCCTCAATGGAGGAGATGCGGCGGCGCAGGCAGTTGTAATCGGAATGCATCAGATGGAGAACACTTTGTTGGAGTTTGACGTTGGGAGATCTGCTTTTGGATTTAGCTGTTCTTTGGGTTTGGTCAATGCTTCGTGCGGTGACTTTCAAACAAAGCCATGA
- the LOC103837253 gene encoding uncharacterized protein LOC103837253: MYSLLIHVVQSHWTIRFQGEHRSRRSHLRLQNNSDLLRFKLVISVFFFSPPFKAMHSVLQLLLLLLITTVTISIPVFAENDSIYDVLRAHALPMGLLPKGVKEFNVDVETGQFSVFLNQSCKAKYESEIHYEANITGTIGYGSIGGLTGVSAQDLFLWFPVKGIRVDIPSSGVIYFDVGVVRKRYPMSLFETPRDCVAVVEKVWTLVLPSLNLLSAL, encoded by the coding sequence ATGTACAGTCTCCTAATACACGTGGTGCAATCTCATTGGACGATTCGTTTTCAAGGAGAACACAGAAGCAGGCGATCACACCTCCGCCTTCAAAATAATTCTGATCTACTCCGTTTCAAGCTTGTCATCagtgtcttcttcttctctccacCGTTTAAAGCGATGCACAGTGTTctccagcttcttcttcttcttctcatcacCACCGTCACGATCTCGATCCCTGTTTTCGCAGAGAACGATTCGATATACGACGTCCTTCGAGCACACGCCTTACCGATGGGGCTATTACCAAAGGGCGTAAAGGAGTTCAACGTCGACGTGGAGACAGGACAGTTCTCTGTTTTCTTAAACCAATCCTGCAAGGCCAAGTACGAGAGCGAGATACATTACGAAGCCAACATCACGGGAACGATAGGCTACGGAAGCATCGGAGGTTTGACGGGTGTGTCGGCGCAGGATCTCTTCCTGTGGTTTCCGGTCAAAGGGATCCGTGTGGACATACCAAGCTCAGGCGTTATATACTTCGATGTCGGAGTTGTTCGCAAGCGATATCCCATGTCTCTGTTCGAGACTCCGAGAGATTGTGTCGCTGTTGTTGAGAAGGTATGGACTTTGGTTTTACCGAGTTTGAATCTCTTGTCGGCATTGTAA